In Lactiplantibacillus pentosus, the sequence CCCACGTGGCCTCCAGTCTGACTGACTTTATTCAATAACACGTGTCGCAGCTCGTCAGCTAGCTGTGTCAGTTCCGGCAATGATCGTCTTTTAAGGTCTGCCGGTTGATCAATTGTTGCCAAAATAGGCGTTTCCATGTTTATCGCTCACTTTCTAATTCATAAGTCTGTTCATAGATTAGCACCTTAGAGCCACTCTAAGACAAGCATTTTGTTCAAATTTTATGATTAAAATTATACCAGCATCAACCTAGCGACAATATGCCGTACGACTACGCACGTTGCGCTAGTTATGATTTGGTATTAAAAATGGTTGAAAGGTGCTGGTTCTCAAGTTCAAAAGCAGCCAGCTGAGAACCGCTGGAAACAAAACAAGTTAGCGTAAACCTGTCGTGTTGTTCGTCCTACACCGGCTTCCAGGTATTTCTGACAACGCTGGAACGCGATGGACACAGATTTAAGCCGAAAGCCCACGTCTTAAATACTGGTCTTCCACTAACCAAGCAAAGGACGCTTGCTAAGTGGAATTTCATCGCTGAGCATTGTCAGAAACACCTTCCAGCCTGGGTTGTATTCGAAAGGCAGACATGTGTGGACCCAACTTTTTATTGGATTAGTCTTTGATTCCTTGGTACACGGGAATTTTGATATTGAACTTTCAGATTGGTTTCTAACAATCGCTAAACGTTCTTAACCAGGTTTTAGCTTTTCGAATCAGCGACTCCACACAACTTGTCAGAACTTTTCCTAGTTATCTGAGATAGCAAAATCTTGAATTCTCAATGAAGATAATCTTATCGACTAAATCCAAGACCAGTTGCTATTGAAGTTGGTGGCATGATGAGTGAATAATATTTGCTAATCTTCTCAGCAATTAAATGCCATAAGTCATTATCGATACTGATTAAGAGCTTTCCTGAAGGACCAGCCACCTAATATTCAGTGATCAATTGTACCCAGATAGGTGGCCGTTCATCCGCCATTCGAACGGCTTCCCGACTGTAGGGGCCGGCTGACAATGCTCAAGGGCGAAATTCTTCTTGTCCGGGTGGGTTTCCCGGGCTAGAAGAAGACTCGTATTTGAAATTGCGCAGTGGGTTTCTGCGTGAGTTCAAATCGATGTCCGCCCTGTTCCAGCGTTGTCAGCCGGCCCCGGAAGTCGGATTAGGACGCATCTTTGGCTGACGAACAGAAATCCAACCAGCACCTTTCAACCATGATTCATGCCACATCAATGAGTACAATGCGTGACTAAGATATCAAATTATGCGCATCATAAAAATGACCGCTTCAAGCCATCAGGCTTAAAGCGGTCATCGTTATTCCCAGACGTCATGCATAACTTACAGTTTGGGGGCGGACGGATTGACATAGCAATGCGTCAATGCGACTCTTGGGATACTTTGATTGTACCTGAGCCGCGCCCGCAATGATACTCGTCACAGTTGGTCCTATCGTTGACGTTACTAAGTGTAACTAATCGGTATTCACCGATTGTAAGTAAACTAACTGGTCAGTTGAGATTTGTTCATATAACTGATTGCCCAGTTCAGCGCTATACGTCTTATTGGCCAACTGGGTCTGAATAAAGTTGTATTCCAGCTGAAAGGCTTCAATTAATAATTCATTTTGAACATCTTGCAAGTCCCGTTCTCCCGACAAGCGTCGATGCCGTTCATCGTAGGCTCGACGGACGATACCGATAGCTTGCTGGTTTTCGGCAGTGATCGTCTTTGAGAGATAGGCCAGCACTGCAGCATATGGTTGTTGTTCAATCGCACGCATCTGTTGCCACATTTCGCGATGACGCGACATCAATTCTGAGCGTTCTTGACCATGGCGCGCATGGTACTGACGGAAGGCTTTACGGCGAGCCCGGGCCTTCTTGGTTAGCGACCATTTGACCATTGCAAACCGGAAAAATAATTTAAACCGCTTGAAAAAGGTTTGCTGATTCTGGAGCCGTGTCTGACTCGCCAAGCGCATGTATTTATCTGCCGCTTGAGGCGTAATTTCATCGCGGTCGACCATTTGATTGATGGTCTGCTGTTCAACATCAAACGTGGCATCGAAGAGCTGCGACAATTCTGACCGTTTTGGCCGGCCATCCAGCGTCCGCTGCCCAGATAGGATTTCAATCACCTTACCCGTACCGACGTTATTGCCGTGGCGCGCCTGCATCAGTTGAATCGCATGAGTGACCATCTCCGCTTTGGCTGATGCTAACTCTTCTTCCGTCACTTTAACGGTTTGCTTCGGTAGCGTCAGCGGTAACAAGATCGTCGGTACCAGCAGGCTGGTCAAAATAACGACGGCGGCAACGAAAATAATGTCATTGCGGTATGGAAACGCACTGCCGTTGAGTGTTAGTGGCAATGAGAAGGCCATCGCCAGTGTAATCGTCCCGTGCACCCCACTGAGCCCCATCACAAACGCATTACGGGTCTTTTCGTGCGTATCCCAAGCACGAATACGGGCCAAATCAAACCGTGTCCAGAAGAACCGCACCAGGGTCATCACTAGATATAGTAGAACTCCTAAGCCGATTAATACGGCCACTGACCCGGTATCACGCTGTTGTAAATGTTTGATAACGCTCGGCAGCGACACGCCTAACAATACGAACACGATTCCGTTTAAAATACTAGCGACAATCGACCAGGTCGTCGACATCACGATTTGAAGTCGCGAAGTCGTCAGCCGTAACCGATCCGATTGCACGCCATGAATCAAACCAGTCGCCACCACGGCCAAGATGCCAGAAACGCCGAGAGATTCAGCTAAGAAGTAGACGACAAATGGTGTCAGTAACGTGTAAGGCACAATGACCGACGGCGTGTCCACACGCATATTGATCAACATGATTCGGATGGCGACGATGACGTATCCCAATACCAAGCCAACGATAATTCCGCCAACAAAGACGTATAAAAAATTCGTAATTCCGTGCCAGACGGAAAATTGGCCCGTCACAATGGCGGCAATCGCCAGATTAAAGGCCACGATACCGGAAGCATCGTTAAAGAGCGACTCATTTTCCAGCGTCGTCATGACTTCATCAGGAATCGCCACCTTAGTCGTAATCGATGAAACGGCCACGGCATCGGTCGGCGTAATAATTGCACCCAAGGCTAACGCCAGTGCTAATGAAAACTCTGGAATCAGTTGGTGCGTCAGTATCCCGACAATGAAAATCGTGACGATCGCCAACACGACCGCTAACGACAAGGTCGTCCCAAATTGGTGACTCAACTTACGGACGTTCGTATTTTGCCCGTCATTGAACATGAGAATCGAAATAATCACAAATAAGAATATTTCCGGTTCCAGCTCGAAGTCTTGATATAACGGAATTAATGACAAAATTAATCCGGCCCCAATTTGCAAAAAGGCGACCGGGACTTGATTAAAGCGTGCATAGACGGCATTTGCCACGACGACAGCCGCGACGAGGAGTAGCACTAAGAAAACAGTTTGCACACCAAAAATCCTCCTTGATTTAGTTGTTCTTTAATTTTAACGCAACTCGCCAGATAAACACACATTGTGACTTTGATTTACGACACTGATTTCTCACCGGTAGTCGAGCATCTACACTGCGTTGGGGTATCTGTATCGGGTGGCTAACAGTCGTGCAATCGGGAATCCGTTGATTTGCTCGTGGCCTGCTGTTGCCCGTACCGGTATCACTCACCCTTTAGCCTAAGCAGTTTACGACCACGCCAACGAATTCCCCCAACCATTGACAATATAATTATCGATAAAATTATATTGGCGACCAGCCAACTCGCTGCCTTGCTTACTGTAAATATCTAACCAACATTAATTCACTTATGACGCGTTTGCTCCCCCACCCTTAATGATTGACAGGCCCCGTGAAGTTGTTTAGAGTAAAGCCATCTTAAGGGAGGTAATCGTGAAATGGCAACCAATCAAGCGTTACTCATTATTGATTATACCAACGACTTTGTGGCCGACGACGGGGCCTTAACTTGTGGCAAACCGGGACAGGCGCTCGCGCCGACCATTGTTCAACTTGCTGAAACAATGGCCAACAATGGTGACTGGGTGTTGCTCCCAACCGACGTCCACACGCCTAACGACCCGTACCATCCGGAAAGTCGCCTCTTTCCACCGCATAACGTTCGCAACACCTGGGGTCGTGAACTGTATGGCCCCTTGAAGACTTGGTTCGATAAGCATCAAGCCGATGATCAAGTCTGGCAATTCGACAAGACCCGTTATAGCTCGTTTGCTGGGACCGATTTGGACTTACGATTGCGCGAACGCCACGTCGATACGCTGCACTTAGTTGGTGTCTGCACCGATATTTGCGTGCTACACACTGCCGTCGATGCTTACAATTTAGGCTATCAGCTCGTGATTCATCAAGACGCTGTCGCTAGTTTTGATGCGGATGGACACGAATGGGCCTTACGTCACTTTAAAAACAGTCTGGGCGCCAAAGTTGTTTAGACGCTTTTAATCGCAAGTCAGTCGGTCACGTTAATTTCAGACTGATTGACCAGTCCAAAAAAACCACTGCGAATCCAACCGCGTGATGCGGTCAGTTCGCAGTGGCTTTTGCGGTTCGTTTTCAGTTAGTTCAGCGTTGGTTCAACCCATTTGTGTTGCATAAAGACATTAATCGCGCCTTCAACCAGAATGACGATCAGCATAATCAAGCTGCCAACCCATAGGGAATCGACCTGCCCCTGATTGACCAATTGACTCGATAAATAACTAATCATATTCATGAGGAGACTGGCTAAGCGGAAGGCCACGTAAATAACGACGACCGTAATAATCACATTGACAAACTGCTGACGGAATTTCGGTAAGAAGCCCTTTGCCGCGTTAGTAATAAAGTGGCAAGTCGCAATCGTACTCCAAATCAACAAGGTGACGAGCACAAGGACTAATAACGTTCCGAGGACGAACTTCGTCACACCGCTGGCACTAAATTGACTGAACAGAATTGAAGTTGTCGTTAGCCCACCCATCAAGTCCTGCCAACCGATACCAATGGTGATTGCCATCAGAACCACTTGCAAGAGCCAAACATAAATAATATTGGCAAGTGACGCCACCAAGTTAATCGTATACATCTTCCAATCACTGACGGGCAATAACTGGAAGGTCCCTGACCGAAACGTCTTCTCATTAGCGACTGCCAACAAAATAAACCCGACGGCCAGTGGCAAAATCATCCAGGCACTTAAATTATAAAATAACGTTGCACCCGAAAAATTTCCTTTGATTGCGGTCCAGAGACTCGTGACCAAGACTGCAATGATTTCAACACCCACCAGGAGATTCATTTGTTTGAACCGTGGCCAGCTGAGTGCCTTAAAAAGTGACCAACTATTTGTCATCCGTCGCACCTCCCGTATACAACTGTTCATAATAGTCTTCTAATTCGATGCCATACCGATCACGAATTTCATCAGTCGCCTGATGCAACGTGATCGTTTGGTCTTTGACGACCACGATTTCGTCTAAGATCGGCGCAATTTCACTGACATAGTGGTCGCTGATGAGCAGAATGGCTTCATCAGGGGTCCACTTAATAATACTGTTGATGATTTTCTTACGACTCATGCTGTCGATACCACTGAATGGCTCGTCCAGTAAATAAACGGCCGCCTGACGACTCAGCGTCAGCGCAATAATCAGCTTTTCTCGGGTCCCCTTGGACAACTCGCCTAATTTCTGTTGAGCGTCGAGTTCCAAGAACGCCACCATTTCCTGATACCGAGTTGTATCGAAGTCTGGATAAACACTGGCATAAAATTTCGCAATCTGTTCTAATTTCATGCCGGTACTAAATCCGCTGAGGTGGTCCGTAAAACTGATGTGTTGTTTACGGGCAACCACGCCAGCTTCACCGTTGACCCGAATCTCACCGCGGCCTTTCGCCGTTCCCATGATGAGCCGCATCAGAGTCGTCTTCCCAGCACCGTTTTCACCTAACAAGCCGACGATTTTTCCTGCTGAAAGTACTAATTGTACATCTTGTAAAATCTGCCGTTGATTGTGCTTGTACGCGACATTTTTAAGCGTCAATGTTGCCATTTGCGTCATCCTCCCGCTGTTCAATATATCGTTGCATGCGCTGAATGATGTCGGCATCATTCAAATTCAAAGCATGCAACTGCTGATAAGCTAGTGCTAACTGCTCGGTCACTAATTCCGATTGTAATCGGGCAATCTTCTCTGGGTCATCCGTCACAAAATTACCTTTACCACGCTGTGACGTCAGCGTTCCCTCTGCAATCATCTCACTGAGGGCCCGTTGAACCGTATTGACATTAACGGTCAAATCTACCGCCAATTGCCGAACCGCAGGCAACTTAGCCCCCGGTGGCAATGACCCGTCAATCATTTCATGATACATGTGTTGCTTGATTTGATAGTAAATCGGCACCTTGTCATCGAATTTCAACTGATCGGCCTCCCTAGTGTTCCATTTGTCTATTACAATATAACACGTTGGCTCATTAAATGCAATCCGACACTGCCATTACGTGTGATAGCGGTTACATTTTCAACTTGAAACTCACCTCAGTAGCGCTATACTTAAGTTAGCAGTAGACCACAATTGGTCATCATAACGCGAAAGGGATGGGGAAACATGTTAAAAAATGAAAATGCCATCGCTTTGACTCGGGCAATCGACGTGGCGTACAGTGATCCTGAAGTACGTGCAATTCCTGAATTATCTGAAGCCTTAGCTAAAGCCGCACAGGATTTGGATTGCGTGATGGATCATCATCAAGTTGCCAGCCGGTTGAACCACTTATTAACCACCTGGGGCAGCAATCATTCTCGGGGACCCGCTGTCTTAGACCAGCTCTACCTTGTCACCTTACAAGATGGCGTCGATGTCCCATGTCAAGTGCCATACCAGCGGGGCTAATCAGTCCGTTTTAATGACATCCATAAAAGCAATCAGCCGGCAAGATTTTGCGGGCTGATTGCTTTTTATTATATATAAATTATTTTTTTTGCTTTAATTTAATCTTATTTTAATTTAAAATGGAATCATAACCTACTAATACTTCAATCCGGATTGAAATGGTATTACATGAACACAACCACTGTCGATTTGAAAGGTGGACTAATATGGTTATTGTTAAAATTATCTTAGCGGCCTATTTACGCGGCGGACTCTTTTTCATTGCCGTGTACTATTTGATCACTGCTGACCCAGATGGCACACTGCAGCTCCATTGGACATGGCTTAATCTGTATTGGACGACTTCATTTCTGATTGCTTATCCATTACTGATTATCATCCGACCCCAAATCGGCCACCCGCATTTCAAAACCAAGTCGCTTCGTTCCAAGTCTGCTGCAATAGAACGTCAACAGCCCTCAAACTTAGCCGATACCTACCATGACGCGACTAATCCAGTTAAAAGCCGACTGGCAATCGACGCTGCTAATCAACAGCGGGATGCTGACATCAGTTTGATTGCTGATATTTTTTATTGTGGGATACTAATTATCATTGCGTTACCGGCACTCATCCTAGTTGGCTTGTCTCACCTGATTCACCATCGACCAAATAAAAAAGTTTAGTCATTTTATTAACATCCAGTTTAAGAGCAATTGTCAGTATTAGTCTAGTTCAAACAGCCGCACATGCCGCAACGACCAACGAATCGGCCACCACAGTGACTCAGCCAACATGACGGATGCCGCTCGAAGTCAGTGCTGGCAGTGGTTATCGCAATACTGATTGGCAGGACATGCGATAGACTGTCTTCAACATGATTGGTGATTTAGTAGTCACGCGCTCATTGTGCAATCCTCGTGTCTGCGTATCCATCATAATGACAATAATAACCTTTCGATTCAGGCCTGCGATGCAACTGAATCGAAAGGTTATTTTATTTCAATCGACATATTGTGCTAAGAAACTAGCGATGTGACGCTTATACCGTTGATAATTCTGAGTAATCGCAGTCGTGTGCCCTGCGCCTTTGACAAGCCAGAGTCGCTTGGGCTGATGCGCGTTGCGATACAGTTGTTTACCCATGCGGGTCGGCACAAAATCATCCTTCGTGCCACTGATAATCATAATCGGCAACCGGTTCTTACGAATTTGTGCGACCGCGTCCGCTTCTTTGAAACTATAGCCCGCGCGTAATTTGGTAATCAGACTCGTCACGTTGACCAATGGAAATGCCGGCAAGTGATACAACTGGCCCGCTTGATAGCTGATAATGGCATCCGCACTGGTAAACGGACTATCCACCACGTACGCTTTGATCTGTGGAATCTGCCGCTCACCACTCGCCATGGTCATTCCAGCTGCGCCCATACTAATTCCACTCATCACGATTTGCTTGGTTGCCGTCCGTTTGACGACGGTTCGGGCCCATTGCAAATCATCTCGCCGCTCGAGCCAACCATAGCCGACCGCTTGCCCCTGACTGGCACCGCTCGCACGTGAATCGGGAACTAGGACATTATAGCCGAGCTCATGATACATCCCTGCCCAAGCACCCATCAATGATTTATTACCGGCAAATCCGTGTGCCAGCACCACCGTTTTGGTCGATTTTTTGGCGGGAATGTACCACGCGACTAATCGCAAATGATTATGCGATTCAATTGTCCACGTTTGTTTCGCCGTATGTAAATACCAATATTTTTCATGATAGACCTGACTCTTTTTCGATAATTTCGTACTCTGAGTCACGAACGATTTGTCGCCCCTGGCAATCGCAACGTGATAAAAATAACTCCCCGCACCAATTAAGCCACCAGCAACTAACACCACCAGCACAGCTAGCGTTATCCACCACTTTTTCACACCTAACCACTCCTCGTATCTTGGCACTTCAAGACGGCCCAAATCTGCGTCGTACAGCACCAAATTCCATAAATAACGGCCAAAACAATCGACAATTCAACACAGGCTTAAAAAACGAGATGCCTAGCCATCGTCAAAAATCCGCCCAAAGCGGGAAAATTTTGCCACTACTTCCATAATAACCGTTATAATTAAAGATAACTAGACCAGATTGAGGAGGCCAATATTCTATGCACTATTCAGAAACGTGGGATCTAGACAGCATTTTTGCCGGTGGCATCGATTCACCCGCATTAGCTGAAAAGATGACTACGATCAAACAACAATTAACCACGACTGCCGACGTTCTCGTTCATTGGCGGGCCGCAGCCGATACGCCGGATGCGGATTGGTTCACCCAACTCGTCAACAACTTGCAAGCGATTCAAGCCGGCATTGACCAAGCCACGGTCTTCGTTGTCGCCTACCAGTCTGCACACGCTGACGATACCAAGGCAGCGCCCCGACTGAATCAACTCTACCAACTCGACAATCAGCTGGATAATCTCTTGACACGCTTCAAAAAACAACTCGTGAAGTTGGATGCCAACACCTTTAAAGCACTCATCAAACAGCCGGCCCTAGCACCACTGGCTTTCAATCTCACTGAAATGCGCCAGCAAGGGTTAGCACTTTTAGATGACGATACAGAAGCCTTGATCAACAGCTTGGCCTTAGATGGTTTTCAAGGTTGGAGCGACCACTACGACACGCTGGTCAGTGCGATCAAGGTACCTTATACGGATGAAACTGGTCAGACGACGCAACTTTCAGCCGGGCAGGCCCAAAATATGTTAGCCGCTGCCATGCCAAACGAACAGCGCGCGCAATTGATGCGTAATTGGGAAGCGGCTTGGCAAGCGCACGCGGCCCCGTTTGCCGACACCCTGAACCACTTAGCAGGCTTTCGTCTGGCAAATTATCGCGCACACGGTACCGATGACTTTTTGAAAAAGCCACTCGAATTAAACCGCATGAGCCGTGCGACGCTGGATACGATGTACCAAGTCGTCGCCGACAGCAAGCACCTGTTACTCAGCTACTTGCAACGTAAAGCGCAACTCTTAGGCAAGTCACAATTGGACTGGCAAGATATCGAAGCCCCGCTCGCCTTAGGGGAAGTACCAAGTCAGACTTATGACCAAGCTGCCGACTTCGTGATTAAGAATTTCCAGCAGTTCAGCCCTAAGATGGGAGCGCTCGCTAAACACGCCCTAGAAAATCGGTGGGTCGAAGCCGAGAATCGGCCGAACAAGCGTCCCGGCGGCTACATGGAAAACTTGCCTGAAACTCACGAATCCCGCATCTTCATGACGTTCACTGGCTCGCCCAACGACACGGCAACGCTCGCGCACGAACTTGGACACGCCTTTCATGGTAGCGTGATTCAGGATTTACCACTCTGGCGTCAGGATTATGCGATGAACGTCGCAGAGACGGCCTCAACTTTTGCAGAACTAATCGTTGCCGACGCGAGCGTTAAAGCCGCGGATGACACCAAAGCCAAGTTGACCTTGCTCGATGCTAAAATGCAAAACCCGCTTGCGATGTTCTTGGATATTCGCGCTCGATACTTGTTCGAGACCCGCTTCTATGAAGCCCGGCAACACGGCATCGTCACGCCAGACGAACTCTCACAGTTGATGCTGAACGCACAACAAGAAGCGTACGGCAACGCTTTGAGTACTTATCATCCAATGTTTTGGGCCAGCAAGTTACATTTCTACATCGACGACGTCCCGTTTTATAATTTTCCTTATACCTTTGGCTACCTCTTCAGCCTTGGAATTTACGCACAGGCGAAGACCCAACCGGACTTTGAAGACCGCTACATCGCTCTACTACGGGATACGGCCAACATGTCGACCGAGGACTTAGCTGCCAAGCACCTCAATGTGGACTTGACTAAGCCCGCGTTCTGGCAAGCTGGCGTCGCCCTAATCAAACGGGATATTGATGAATTTATGGCCCTATCTGCACCGCTAATCTAACAGAATGGAAGTGAGCATATGTTTCCAGAACGTTTACGCGCCCTTCGACGAGGGCAAAAAATGACCCTGGCCCAACTCGCGACCGCGCTCAATCAGATGCCCGCCGCCGAACAGACGACCCGCAAAAATACCGCAGCTCAAATCGGCAACTGGGAACGTAATTTACGGACCCCTTCCTACCTAGAAGTTCGTAAATTAGCCGAGTTTTTTAACGTCACCACTGACTATCTATCAGGAAAATCGGACCAAGAAGAATACGACCTCGGACGAATCTTTTTATCTGGCAAACCACTGACGTTCAACCAGGAACAACTGTCCAGTGAAGACCGTTACGAATTATTTCAACTGATGGACGGCTACTTACATGGCCGTCAACACCGGGCCACGACGGACGTGGTCGGTCAGGAAGAATTAGATCTACATTTCGATGACTAGGAGTTATTATGAATCCCAAGAAATTAAAACAACTCAAAAAACGGGCGAAACAACAAGCCGTAACCCCCTACATTCAACAAATGACGCGTTACCGCACATTGTTTAAAGACGACCCACAAATCCTCGTGCTGATCAATAACGTGCTAGAAGCAGACCGGCTATTGGCCGCTGGACTGGCACCGCAACAACTACCGGTCTTAGAAGTGCCAGATGACTTTCAGGATCAGCTGTTTGCACGCATTAATCAACAGTACCCAATGGGCGACCCGGCTGGTGATGCCGCGTGGAACCAATTGTCAGCGGCCCTGCCAAAGGTCGACAAATTGTTGCGCGATTTCCGGGATTATTTGGAAATGCAATACGGGATGTGGGCCTACATCAGCGCCCCATTTCTCAAAGACTTAGCTGATTTCACCGGCAATAACCCAGTGTTAGAAGTCATGGCCGGCAACGGCTACATTTCAAAGGGGCTCAAGCGGCTGCATCCCAGTCAGCCAATCTACACGACCGATTCTAAGGATTGGACGCACGAGACTGGTAATCAAACGGGACGTCACCCGGTCACATCGATTGAAGCACTGGATGCTGTCAGTGCCTTTAAGCAATACGCAGGGTCCATCAAGTACGTTATCATGGCCTGGTCACCCGACAAATTGACCATCGATTGGGACCTCTTACAGGCAATGCGCCAAGATGAGCACGATATTCCACTGATTGTCATTGGTGAAAAGTACGGTGCAACTGGTTCCAAACAATTCTGGGACGAAGCGACCTATCAAACTGACGATGCGGTGACTAAGTTAAACGCCCATTTTCGGCCATTTGATCTGATTCACGATCAGGTCTACGTCGTCCGCTAACGCCCTCATTACTAATGCGCTAAATTAATCAAAACGAGCTTTCGGAATTTTTTCTGAAAGCTCGTTTTTTGCAGCTTATTTCATATTGTGTGTTGACAAAAGCAGCGTCGCTTCCGCTCCCATCAGTTGTCAGTATTCTGGATTATAAATCTAACTGCTTCAACTGTGCTAATCCCGCTACCAGTGACGCCCGCGATATTCCCCCGCTGGCGAGGTTCTGGTCATCAAATCGGTTGAGTGTCGCGTAGAACCAGATGCCTAACTTCAAGAATTCTGAGGCCATCATGGCGTATTGTAACACTAGCAACCGGTCTGCGGCTTGCGCATAGGCGTGCTTGTCGATTAATTGTGTCAGTTCGACTTGGTGCGGTAACGGTTTATCTTGTAACTCTGGAAAGACGACTTGGGTCTCACCACCCTTACGACGACTCAAAGTGTATCCCAGCCCCGTCGCAAATGCGCGCAACTGCCGCATCAACCAATCACTTTCATCTTGCATGGTGGTCTCCCCCTAATTATGCGCCATCCAGTATATCGCTGTGATCGTTAAAATCACGGATAACGTACACATATAGCCGTAAAAGTGTTTTTCAGCCTTCGTCCGCGCGTGGTTTCCCTGGTACGCATCCGCCAAGCTGGTGATGAACGTTGCCAGAATCGTGTACAGAATCAGCCCTGTAAACGCGTAGGCACTCCAAGCACCACCAATTCCGCTGTGGGCCCGTTGTAGGCCGTAACCAATCAACCAAACCAGGCCTAAAATAAACGTCGGTCCGGCAATTAATCGTCGATGAATCATCGTGTACTCCCCCTTTGTTGGTACCAATCGTCCTCAAGCATCGTGTTGACTGCTACTAAGATTCAAGCGGCAGCATTCACGAATACCGGTCTCCCCATTTGACCGGCTATCACATCTATCATTAAATCGTATGCTCATTATCCACCTTTTTACAGGTATATACCACTAGAACGACGCGTAAAAAAATTGGCAGCTCTTCCACAATGGAAGAACTGCCAATTCGTGATTCCAATCTCAACGATTAATCGTGAGGTTTATTGTACCTTAAATTCTTTGAAGTAACTGGATAATGGTTTCAATTCATTAGCATCGTACTTTTCTTTAAATGCGCTGACCGAAGCATCGGATGTCTTGGCTGGATCGACATCCAGAATTTCAACTGGTAAGCCCCGTTTGTCAGTAATCTTAGCATCAATCAAGACTGGACGACCCGCTTTTAATTCGGCCATGGCCGTTTCAAAGGCATCATGTAATTGGGCAAAGTGGTCGACACGAATCCCTTTGACGCCCATCCCTTCAGCGATTTTTGCAAAGTCGGCATCGAGCAA encodes:
- a CDS encoding helix-turn-helix domain-containing protein, which translates into the protein MFPERLRALRRGQKMTLAQLATALNQMPAAEQTTRKNTAAQIGNWERNLRTPSYLEVRKLAEFFNVTTDYLSGKSDQEEYDLGRIFLSGKPLTFNQEQLSSEDRYELFQLMDGYLHGRQHRATTDVVGQEELDLHFDD
- a CDS encoding DUF6483 family protein, yielding MQDESDWLMRQLRAFATGLGYTLSRRKGGETQVVFPELQDKPLPHQVELTQLIDKHAYAQAADRLLVLQYAMMASEFLKLGIWFYATLNRFDDQNLASGGISRASLVAGLAQLKQLDL
- a CDS encoding LasU family protein; its protein translation is MIHRRLIAGPTFILGLVWLIGYGLQRAHSGIGGAWSAYAFTGLILYTILATFITSLADAYQGNHARTKAEKHFYGYMCTLSVILTITAIYWMAHN